In Paralichthys olivaceus isolate ysfri-2021 chromosome 13, ASM2471397v2, whole genome shotgun sequence, the following are encoded in one genomic region:
- the LOC109643475 gene encoding gamma-enolase-like isoform X2: MSIVSIVAREILDSRGNPTVEVDLHTGKGLFRAAVPSGASTGIYEALELRDGDKTRYKGKGVTKAVGHINDSLGPALVKSGVSVLEQEKLDNLMIEMDGTDNKSKFGANAILGVSLAICKAGAAEKGVPLYRHIADLAGNGELVLPVPAFNVINGGSHAGNRLAMQEFMVLPVGAESFRDALRVGAELYQTLRGVIKEKYGQDATNVGDEGGFAPNIQENSEALELIKTAIEKAGFTDKVVIGMDVAASEFFIEGKYDLDFKSPPNAARNISGEELASIYQGFINNYPVVSIEDPFDQDDWPAWSQFTASVGIQVVGDDLTVTNPRRIQRAVEDKACNCLLLKVNQIGSVTEAIKACKLAQENGWGVMVSHRSGETEDTFIADLVVGLCTGQIKTGAPCRSERLAKYNQLMRIEEELGDQARFAGHNFRNPSAL; the protein is encoded by the exons ATGTCCATAGTGAGTATTGTTGCCAGGGAGATCCTGGACTCCAGAGGAAACCCCACTGTGGAAGTAGATCTCCACACAGgcaaag GTCTGTTCAGGGCTGCTGTGCCCAGCGGTGCGTCCACCGGCATCTACGAGGCTCTGGAGCTCCGAGATGGAGACAAGACTCGCTACAAGGGCAAAG GTGTAACAAAGGCTGTTGGTCACATCAATGACAGCCTTGGACCTGCCCTTGTCAAGTCG GGGGTCAGCGTGCTGGAGCAGGAGAAACTGGACAACTTGATGATTGAAATGGACGGCACTGATAACAAAT CTAAGTTCGGGGCCAATGCTATTCTGGGAGTATCACTGGCCATATGCAAAGCTGGTGCTGCAGAGAAAGGTGTCCCCTTGTACCGCCACATTGCTGATCTGGCAGGGAACGGAGAGCTGGTCCTACCAGTTCCT GCATTTAATGTGATCAACGGAGGATCTCATGCTGGTAACAGACTGGCTATGCAGGAGTTCATGGTACTTCCTGTAGGGGCCGAGTCTTTCCGTGATGCTTTGCGTGTCGGGGCTGAGCTGTACCAGACTCTGAGAGGTGTGATCAAAGAGAAGTACGGCCAGGATGCTACAAATGTGGGAGATGAGGGAGGGTTTGCCCCAAATATACAGGAGAACAGTGAAG CCCTGGAGCTGATAAAGACGGCCATAGAGAAAGCAGGCTTCACAGACAAAGTGGTGATTGGGATGGATGTTGCTGCCTCAGAGTTTTTCATCGAGGGCAAGTACGACCTGGACTTCAAGTCTCCGCCCAACGCCGCCCGCAACATCAGCGGTGAGGAGCTGGCCAGCATCTACCAGGGCTTCATCAACAACTACCcag TTGTGTCTATTGAGGATCCTTTCGATCAGGACGACTGGCCCGCTTGGTCCCAGTTCACAGCCTCAGTGGGCATCCAG GTGGTTGGAGACGATCTGACGGTCACTAACCCGCGCAGGATACAACGAGCCGTGGAGGATAAGGCCTGCAACTGCCTGCTGCTCAAAGTCAACCAGATTGGCTCTGTCACAGAGGCCATCAAGGC GTGTAAGCTGGCCCAGGAGAACGGCTGGGGTGTGATGGTGAGCCATCGCTCCGGAGAAACAGAGGACACTTTTATAGCTGACCTGGTGGTTGGTCTCTGCACTGGACAG ATCAAGACTGGAGCTCCCTGTCGATCAGAGCGTCTGGCCAAATACAACCAGCTCATGAG gatCGAGGAAGAGTTGGGTGACCAGGCACGCTTTGCTGGGCACAACTTCCGTAACCCCAGTGCCCTCTGA
- the LOC109643475 gene encoding gamma-enolase-like isoform X1, giving the protein MTHTLPLPPGVSYVFFHPISHLPRPSTSPSLSPTVAHFSPEGFKTRCRMSIVSIVAREILDSRGNPTVEVDLHTGKGLFRAAVPSGASTGIYEALELRDGDKTRYKGKGVTKAVGHINDSLGPALVKSGVSVLEQEKLDNLMIEMDGTDNKSKFGANAILGVSLAICKAGAAEKGVPLYRHIADLAGNGELVLPVPAFNVINGGSHAGNRLAMQEFMVLPVGAESFRDALRVGAELYQTLRGVIKEKYGQDATNVGDEGGFAPNIQENSEALELIKTAIEKAGFTDKVVIGMDVAASEFFIEGKYDLDFKSPPNAARNISGEELASIYQGFINNYPVVSIEDPFDQDDWPAWSQFTASVGIQVVGDDLTVTNPRRIQRAVEDKACNCLLLKVNQIGSVTEAIKACKLAQENGWGVMVSHRSGETEDTFIADLVVGLCTGQIKTGAPCRSERLAKYNQLMRIEEELGDQARFAGHNFRNPSAL; this is encoded by the exons ATGACTCACAcgctccccctcccccctggcGTGTCATACGTTTTTTTTCACCCCATCTCCCACCTCCCCCGTCCCTctacttctccctctctttcgcCCACAGTCGCTCACTTCTCTCCAGAAGGCTTCAAAACACGCTGCAG GATGTCCATAGTGAGTATTGTTGCCAGGGAGATCCTGGACTCCAGAGGAAACCCCACTGTGGAAGTAGATCTCCACACAGgcaaag GTCTGTTCAGGGCTGCTGTGCCCAGCGGTGCGTCCACCGGCATCTACGAGGCTCTGGAGCTCCGAGATGGAGACAAGACTCGCTACAAGGGCAAAG GTGTAACAAAGGCTGTTGGTCACATCAATGACAGCCTTGGACCTGCCCTTGTCAAGTCG GGGGTCAGCGTGCTGGAGCAGGAGAAACTGGACAACTTGATGATTGAAATGGACGGCACTGATAACAAAT CTAAGTTCGGGGCCAATGCTATTCTGGGAGTATCACTGGCCATATGCAAAGCTGGTGCTGCAGAGAAAGGTGTCCCCTTGTACCGCCACATTGCTGATCTGGCAGGGAACGGAGAGCTGGTCCTACCAGTTCCT GCATTTAATGTGATCAACGGAGGATCTCATGCTGGTAACAGACTGGCTATGCAGGAGTTCATGGTACTTCCTGTAGGGGCCGAGTCTTTCCGTGATGCTTTGCGTGTCGGGGCTGAGCTGTACCAGACTCTGAGAGGTGTGATCAAAGAGAAGTACGGCCAGGATGCTACAAATGTGGGAGATGAGGGAGGGTTTGCCCCAAATATACAGGAGAACAGTGAAG CCCTGGAGCTGATAAAGACGGCCATAGAGAAAGCAGGCTTCACAGACAAAGTGGTGATTGGGATGGATGTTGCTGCCTCAGAGTTTTTCATCGAGGGCAAGTACGACCTGGACTTCAAGTCTCCGCCCAACGCCGCCCGCAACATCAGCGGTGAGGAGCTGGCCAGCATCTACCAGGGCTTCATCAACAACTACCcag TTGTGTCTATTGAGGATCCTTTCGATCAGGACGACTGGCCCGCTTGGTCCCAGTTCACAGCCTCAGTGGGCATCCAG GTGGTTGGAGACGATCTGACGGTCACTAACCCGCGCAGGATACAACGAGCCGTGGAGGATAAGGCCTGCAACTGCCTGCTGCTCAAAGTCAACCAGATTGGCTCTGTCACAGAGGCCATCAAGGC GTGTAAGCTGGCCCAGGAGAACGGCTGGGGTGTGATGGTGAGCCATCGCTCCGGAGAAACAGAGGACACTTTTATAGCTGACCTGGTGGTTGGTCTCTGCACTGGACAG ATCAAGACTGGAGCTCCCTGTCGATCAGAGCGTCTGGCCAAATACAACCAGCTCATGAG gatCGAGGAAGAGTTGGGTGACCAGGCACGCTTTGCTGGGCACAACTTCCGTAACCCCAGTGCCCTCTGA